One region of Pseudomonas sp. B21-040 genomic DNA includes:
- a CDS encoding iron ABC transporter permease: protein MINHRYALWLLALGALLLVSCVVSLGFGPARVPVDVVWRILLHKAFGVGDVNWSAGQEHIVWLIRVPRMLLGALVGAGLALIGAVLQAVTRNPLADPHLLGVTSGATLGAVIVVLHVGEIVGLLTLPMAAFIGALVSMLLVLMIANRNGRLDSDRLLLCGVAVSFVMMAIANLLLFLGDHRASSAVMFWMLGGLGLARWELLAVPAASVLLGLVLLLGMARPLNALMAGEQTAVTLGLNARTVRLRVFLIASLMTGVLVSISGSIGFVGLMVPHIARRLVGAEHRRLLPVCVLLGSVFLVWVDVAARTLIAPEDLPIGVATAAIGGLFFIGLMRRR from the coding sequence ATGATCAACCATCGTTACGCGTTGTGGCTGCTGGCCCTCGGCGCGTTGTTACTGGTGTCGTGCGTGGTGTCGCTGGGCTTCGGCCCGGCGCGGGTGCCGGTGGACGTGGTGTGGCGGATTTTGCTGCACAAGGCATTCGGTGTTGGCGACGTGAACTGGAGCGCCGGGCAGGAGCACATTGTGTGGCTGATCCGCGTGCCGCGCATGTTGCTCGGTGCATTGGTCGGCGCTGGGTTGGCGTTGATTGGCGCGGTGTTGCAAGCGGTGACGCGCAATCCACTGGCCGACCCGCACCTGCTCGGCGTGACCTCGGGTGCCACCCTCGGCGCGGTGATCGTGGTGCTGCATGTCGGTGAAATCGTCGGCCTGCTGACCTTACCGATGGCCGCGTTTATCGGCGCGCTGGTGAGCATGTTGCTGGTACTGATGATCGCCAACCGCAATGGGCGACTGGACAGTGACCGGTTGCTGCTGTGCGGTGTGGCGGTGTCGTTCGTGATGATGGCGATTGCCAATCTGCTGCTGTTTCTCGGCGATCACCGTGCCAGTTCCGCGGTGATGTTCTGGATGCTCGGCGGGCTCGGGCTGGCGCGTTGGGAATTACTGGCGGTGCCGGCAGCCAGCGTGTTGCTGGGGTTGGTGTTGCTGCTGGGCATGGCCCGACCGCTGAATGCGTTGATGGCCGGCGAACAGACGGCGGTGACCCTGGGGCTCAATGCGCGCACCGTGCGGTTGCGGGTGTTTTTGATTGCGTCGCTGATGACCGGGGTGCTGGTGTCGATCAGCGGGTCCATCGGCTTTGTCGGGCTGATGGTGCCGCACATTGCGCGGCGCCTGGTCGGGGCCGAACACCGGCGATTGTTGCCGGTGTGCGTGTTGCTCGGCAGCGTGTTTCTGGTCTGGGTCGACGTCGCCGCCCGCACCCTGATCGCCCCCGAGGATTTGCCCATCGGCGTGGCCACGGCGGCGATTGGCGGGTTGTTCTTCATCGGCCTGATGCGCCGCCGTTGA
- a CDS encoding YSC84-related protein: MIKYLRMIAMISIFAIAAGCQMNQSTSASSAKAANAEMDRDAKAALQSLYTKTPQARALAQRAKGILVFPDVLKAGLIAGAHHGEGELIENGKVTGYYATTAASYGLQAGVQRFGYVMFFMTYSAMNDLKNVNGFEVGVGPSIVVVDSGMAKSMTTSTAQSDVYAFIFDQKGLMAGLGLQGSKITKLSR, from the coding sequence ATGATCAAATACCTTCGAATGATCGCAATGATTTCAATCTTCGCGATCGCTGCGGGCTGCCAAATGAATCAATCAACTTCCGCCTCTAGTGCGAAGGCTGCTAACGCGGAAATGGACCGCGACGCGAAGGCGGCGTTACAGAGTTTGTATACCAAAACGCCGCAAGCGCGCGCCCTCGCGCAGCGAGCCAAGGGTATCCTCGTTTTCCCTGATGTGCTGAAAGCGGGCCTCATCGCCGGCGCACATCATGGCGAAGGCGAATTGATCGAGAACGGAAAAGTCACGGGATACTACGCCACCACAGCAGCCTCATACGGCCTTCAGGCGGGCGTGCAGAGGTTTGGTTACGTGATGTTCTTCATGACCTATTCAGCGATGAACGATCTGAAAAATGTTAATGGATTTGAGGTCGGCGTGGGCCCAAGCATCGTGGTCGTAGATTCAGGCATGGCCAAGTCGATGACTACCTCAACGGCTCAGTCCGATGTCTATGCGTTCATCTTTGATCAAAAGGGCTTAATGGCCGGGCTGGGATTGCAGGGTTCAAAAATTACCAAGCTCAGTCGCTAA
- a CDS encoding DUF2092 domain-containing protein, which yields MKASTRVFCLMFSVALASVAHAEDPPATPSNPLINTRVVDKLIDMGNYLRSLPKFQVDAEVTRDSVLESGQKIKTQSTNTLKVLDHNRFYAKADGDVRNRELFYNGKQLTQYAPFLKYYTTVDAPPTLSEALHLFEEHYGIQVPMEDLFLFGSDQSQIDALKEAAYVGPSTIDGKLCDHLAFRQEGVDWQLWITRSQTPLPCKLVITTTDAPSFPEYSAVYRWNLKPQLKESMFTFKPGKGDAAIPLKKVAEQGGQ from the coding sequence ATGAAAGCCAGCACGCGTGTTTTCTGCCTGATGTTCTCCGTGGCCCTGGCATCCGTGGCCCATGCAGAGGATCCGCCCGCGACGCCGAGCAACCCGCTAATCAACACGCGTGTTGTCGACAAGCTCATTGATATGGGCAATTACCTGCGCAGTTTGCCGAAGTTTCAGGTGGACGCCGAAGTGACGCGGGACTCGGTTCTTGAGTCTGGGCAGAAGATCAAAACCCAATCCACCAATACGCTGAAAGTCCTCGACCACAATCGGTTTTACGCTAAGGCAGACGGCGACGTGCGCAACCGGGAGCTGTTCTACAACGGCAAGCAGCTGACCCAATACGCCCCGTTCCTCAAGTACTACACAACAGTAGACGCGCCGCCAACACTGTCCGAAGCCCTGCACCTGTTCGAGGAACATTACGGTATTCAAGTGCCCATGGAGGACCTGTTCCTGTTCGGCAGCGATCAGTCGCAAATTGATGCACTCAAGGAAGCGGCCTACGTTGGGCCTTCGACGATCGACGGCAAGCTGTGTGACCATTTGGCGTTCAGGCAGGAGGGCGTCGACTGGCAGCTGTGGATCACTCGTTCGCAAACACCGCTACCGTGCAAGCTGGTGATTACCACCACCGATGCACCCAGTTTTCCGGAATACAGCGCGGTATATCGCTGGAATCTGAAACCGCAGTTGAAGGAGTCAATGTTCACCTTCAAACCGGGCAAAGGCGATGCAGCTATTCCGTTGAAAAAAGTGGCTGAGCAGGGAGGGCAATGA
- the ureA gene encoding urease subunit gamma, producing the protein MDLTPREKDKLLIFTAGLVAERRLARGVKLNYPEAMAYISAALLEGARDGQTVAELMHFGTTLLSREQVMEGIPEMIPEIQVEATFPDGTKLVTVHQPIA; encoded by the coding sequence ATGGACCTGACCCCACGCGAAAAAGACAAGCTGCTGATCTTCACCGCCGGCCTCGTGGCCGAGCGGCGTTTGGCGCGCGGCGTGAAACTCAATTACCCGGAAGCCATGGCCTACATCTCCGCGGCCCTGCTCGAAGGCGCCCGTGACGGCCAGACCGTGGCCGAGCTGATGCACTTCGGCACCACGCTGCTCAGCCGCGAACAAGTCATGGAAGGCATCCCGGAAATGATTCCGGAAATCCAGGTGGAAGCGACGTTCCCCGACGGCACCAAACTGGTCACCGTCCACCAACCCATCGCCTGA
- the urtE gene encoding urea ABC transporter ATP-binding subunit UrtE yields MLQVDKLHQYYGGSHILRGLTFEVKVGEVTCLLGRNGVGKTTLLKCLMGLLPAKEGAVNWEGKPITSFKPHQRVHAGIAYVPQGREIFGRLTVEENLLMGLSRFPGSEAKEVPAFIYELFPVLLQMKQRRGGDLSGGQQQQLAIGRALASRPRLLILDEPTEGIQPSVIKEIGAVIKKLAARGDMAILLVEQFYDFAAELADQYLVMSRGEIVQQGRGENMEAEGVRGLVTI; encoded by the coding sequence ATGCTGCAAGTCGACAAGCTGCACCAGTATTACGGCGGTAGTCACATCCTGCGGGGCCTGACGTTTGAGGTGAAGGTCGGCGAAGTCACCTGCCTGCTCGGCCGCAACGGGGTGGGCAAGACCACGCTGCTCAAGTGCCTGATGGGTCTGCTGCCAGCCAAGGAAGGTGCGGTGAATTGGGAAGGCAAACCGATCACCTCCTTCAAGCCGCACCAACGCGTGCATGCCGGCATCGCCTACGTGCCGCAGGGCCGTGAAATCTTCGGCCGGCTGACCGTGGAAGAAAACCTGTTGATGGGGCTGTCGCGTTTTCCCGGCAGCGAAGCCAAGGAAGTCCCGGCGTTCATCTACGAGCTGTTCCCGGTGCTGCTGCAAATGAAACAGCGGCGCGGCGGCGACTTGTCCGGCGGGCAACAGCAGCAGCTGGCTATCGGCAGGGCCTTGGCCAGCCGCCCACGGTTGCTGATTCTCGACGAGCCCACCGAAGGCATCCAGCCGTCGGTGATCAAGGAGATTGGCGCGGTGATCAAGAAACTCGCGGCCCGCGGCGACATGGCGATTTTGCTGGTGGAGCAGTTTTACGATTTCGCCGCTGAACTGGCCGATCAATATTTGGTGATGTCCCGGGGCGAGATCGTGCAGCAAGGTCGCGGCGAAAATATGGAAGCCGAGGGTGTACGCGGTCTGGTTACAATCTAA
- the urtD gene encoding urea ABC transporter ATP-binding protein UrtD encodes MRITPTAEFMLEPAFFPVEPNKDAGTSRDSIGLGQRVGPGLDTRHGTILTLEDISVSFDGFKALNALNLYIGVGELRCIIGPNGAGKTTLMDVITGKTRPSHGKAWFGETLDLTQMSEVQIAQAGIGRKFQKPTVFEALSVFENLELAQKTDKSVWASLRARLSGEQKDRITDVLETIRLTTSVNRPAGLLSHGQKQFLEIGMLLMQDPQLLLLDEPVAGMTDAETEFTAELFKSLAGKHSLMVVEHDMGFVGSIADHVTVLHQGSVLAEGSLEQVQENERVIEVYLGR; translated from the coding sequence ATGAGAATCACACCGACGGCGGAATTCATGCTCGAACCTGCTTTTTTTCCTGTGGAACCGAATAAGGATGCCGGCACCAGCCGCGATTCCATTGGTCTTGGCCAACGCGTCGGTCCGGGCCTCGATACCCGCCACGGCACGATCCTGACCCTGGAAGACATCAGCGTCAGCTTCGACGGCTTTAAAGCGCTGAACGCGCTGAACCTGTACATCGGCGTCGGCGAACTGCGCTGCATCATCGGCCCCAACGGCGCGGGCAAGACCACGCTGATGGACGTGATCACCGGCAAGACTCGCCCGAGTCATGGCAAGGCCTGGTTTGGTGAAACCCTGGACCTGACGCAGATGAGCGAAGTGCAGATCGCCCAGGCCGGCATCGGGCGCAAGTTTCAGAAGCCAACGGTGTTCGAAGCCTTGAGCGTGTTCGAAAACCTGGAGCTGGCGCAGAAAACCGACAAGTCGGTGTGGGCCAGCCTGCGCGCGCGCCTGAGTGGCGAACAGAAAGATCGCATCACTGACGTGCTGGAAACCATTCGCCTGACGACGTCGGTCAATCGTCCGGCGGGTTTGTTGTCCCATGGTCAGAAGCAGTTTCTGGAAATCGGCATGCTGCTGATGCAAGACCCGCAACTGCTGCTGCTCGACGAACCGGTGGCGGGCATGACCGACGCCGAAACCGAATTCACCGCCGAGTTGTTCAAAAGCCTGGCCGGCAAGCATTCGCTGATGGTGGTGGAGCACGACATGGGTTTCGTCGGCTCGATTGCCGACCACGTCACCGTGTTGCACCAGGGCAGCGTGCTGGCCGAAGGGTCGCTGGAACAGGTGCAGGAGAATGAGCGGGTGATTGAAGTGTATCTCGGTCGCTGA
- a CDS encoding GNAT family N-acetyltransferase produces MNAAQLRRVNVESFAHYRQGLIDLLLDAVGYGASVGFMANLDATQARAYFDDVQENLNKGNVLLWVVVKDEQVQASVQLTLCQKANGLNRAEVQKLLVREHARRRGLGQQLMSALEAAALQHKRGMLYLDTEAGSPAEDFYKALGYTRAGEIPDYACDPSGRYKPTALYYKILQGAH; encoded by the coding sequence ATGAACGCCGCCCAACTGCGACGCGTCAATGTTGAAAGCTTTGCGCACTACCGCCAGGGTTTGATTGATCTGCTGCTCGACGCCGTCGGTTATGGCGCCAGCGTCGGCTTCATGGCGAATCTGGATGCCACCCAGGCACGCGCCTATTTCGATGACGTTCAGGAGAACCTGAACAAGGGCAACGTGCTGCTGTGGGTGGTGGTCAAGGACGAACAAGTGCAGGCCAGCGTGCAGCTGACCTTGTGTCAGAAAGCCAATGGCCTGAACCGCGCCGAAGTGCAAAAACTGCTGGTGCGTGAGCACGCGCGCCGTCGCGGCTTGGGTCAGCAATTGATGAGCGCGCTAGAGGCGGCGGCCTTGCAGCACAAGCGCGGCATGCTTTACCTCGACACCGAAGCGGGGTCGCCGGCGGAAGATTTCTACAAGGCGCTGGGTTACACCCGGGCGGGGGAAATCCCCGACTACGCCTGCGATCCGAGCGGGCGCTACAAACCCACCGCCCTCTACTACAAGATTCTCCAAGGAGCCCATTGA
- the urtB gene encoding urea ABC transporter permease subunit UrtB: MSLYRLLLTITFLLLPMVSHASDAEDFVAANPVQQAKLLEAWAAQPDSARIELINALQQGELTVDGQAKTLRLNNRLRGLIDTALASHQLLAADAKTRLTAAQQLQKSAKPAQLKFLGQQLAGEQDESVHAALSLALANLQLVDTDPAVRLAAIRLLGETGDPLARTRLESLLEPGVEADATVRTAAETSLAQVKRKLLIGEMLGQAFSGMSLGSILLLAALGLAITFGLLGVINMAHGEMLMLGAYSTYVVQMLFQRFAPQAIEFYPLIALPVAFFVTAAIGMALERTVIRHLYGRPLETLLATWGISLMLIQLVRLVFGAQNVEVANPAWLSGGIQVLPNLVLPYNRIVIIAFALFVVVLTWLLLNKTRLGLNVRAVTQNRNMAACCGVPTGRVDMLAFGLGSGIAGLGGVALSQIGNVGPDLGQSYIIDSFLVVVLGGVGQLAGSVLAAFGLGIANKILEPQIGAVLGKILILALIILFIQKRPQGLFALKGRVID; the protein is encoded by the coding sequence ATGTCCCTTTATCGCCTGCTTCTCACCATAACTTTTTTGCTGTTGCCGATGGTTTCCCACGCCAGCGACGCCGAAGACTTCGTCGCCGCCAACCCCGTGCAGCAAGCCAAACTGCTGGAAGCCTGGGCCGCGCAGCCCGATTCGGCCCGTATCGAACTGATCAACGCCCTGCAACAAGGTGAGTTGACCGTCGACGGCCAAGCCAAAACCCTGCGCCTGAATAATCGCCTGCGGGGTCTGATCGACACCGCACTGGCCAGCCACCAATTGCTCGCCGCCGACGCCAAAACCCGTCTGACCGCTGCGCAACAACTGCAGAAAAGTGCCAAACCCGCACAGCTGAAATTCCTCGGTCAGCAACTGGCGGGCGAACAGGACGAAAGCGTCCATGCCGCTCTCAGCCTGGCGCTGGCCAACCTTCAACTGGTCGACACCGACCCGGCTGTACGCCTCGCCGCCATCCGGCTGCTGGGTGAAACCGGCGACCCGTTGGCCCGCACTCGCCTCGAAAGCCTGCTGGAACCGGGTGTCGAAGCCGACGCCACGGTGCGCACCGCCGCCGAAACCAGCCTCGCCCAAGTCAAACGCAAACTGCTGATCGGCGAGATGCTCGGTCAGGCGTTCAGCGGCATGTCCCTCGGTTCGATTTTGCTGCTCGCCGCCCTGGGCCTGGCGATCACCTTCGGCCTGCTCGGCGTGATCAACATGGCGCACGGCGAGATGCTGATGCTCGGCGCGTACTCGACGTACGTCGTGCAGATGCTGTTCCAGCGCTTCGCTCCGCAGGCCATCGAGTTCTACCCGTTGATTGCCTTGCCGGTGGCGTTTTTCGTCACCGCCGCCATCGGCATGGCGCTGGAGCGTACGGTGATTCGTCACCTCTACGGCCGCCCATTGGAAACGCTACTCGCCACGTGGGGCATCAGCCTGATGTTGATTCAACTGGTGCGCCTGGTGTTCGGTGCGCAGAACGTTGAAGTGGCCAACCCGGCGTGGTTGTCGGGCGGGATTCAAGTGCTGCCGAATCTGGTGCTGCCGTACAACCGCATCGTCATCATCGCCTTCGCGCTGTTTGTGGTGGTGCTGACCTGGCTGTTGTTGAACAAGACACGACTGGGCCTGAACGTGCGCGCCGTCACCCAGAATCGCAACATGGCCGCGTGCTGCGGCGTACCCACCGGGCGCGTGGACATGCTCGCCTTCGGCCTCGGCTCGGGCATTGCAGGCCTTGGTGGCGTGGCCCTCAGCCAGATCGGCAACGTCGGCCCGGACCTCGGCCAGAGCTACATCATCGACTCGTTCCTGGTGGTGGTGCTCGGCGGTGTCGGTCAGTTGGCCGGTAGCGTATTGGCCGCGTTCGGCCTGGGGATTGCCAACAAGATTCTCGAACCGCAAATCGGCGCCGTACTCGGCAAAATCCTCATCCTCGCGCTGATCATTTTGTTCATCCAGAAGCGTCCGCAAGGCCTCTTCGCACTGAAAGGACGGGTGATCGACTGA
- a CDS encoding urease subunit beta, producing MIPGEYQIQSGDIELNAGRRTVSLKVANSGDRPIQVGSHYHFFETNDALTFDRAASRGMRLNIPAGTAVRFEPGQSRDVELVDLAGHRRVFGFAGRIMGDLD from the coding sequence ATGATCCCCGGTGAATACCAGATCCAGTCCGGCGACATCGAACTCAACGCGGGTCGTCGCACCGTCAGTTTGAAAGTGGCTAACAGCGGTGACCGGCCGATCCAGGTCGGCTCGCATTACCATTTTTTCGAAACCAACGACGCCCTGACCTTTGATCGCGCCGCCAGTCGCGGCATGCGCCTGAACATCCCGGCCGGCACCGCCGTGCGCTTCGAACCGGGGCAGAGTCGCGACGTCGAACTGGTCGACCTGGCCGGGCATCGCCGGGTGTTCGGGTTTGCCGGGCGGATCATGGGTGATCTCGACTGA
- a CDS encoding GNAT family N-acetyltransferase, translated as MTYHIRDAVHADLPAIRDIYNDAVLNTTAIWNEQAVDLGNRQTWFSARQVQNYPILVVVDAENNVLGYASFGDWRPFDGFRHTVEHSVYVRSDQRGNGLGPQLMSVLIERAKGCDKHVMVAAIESGNAASIRLHERAGFITTGQMPQVGTKFGRWLDLTFMQLTLNPGAEPPVASKE; from the coding sequence ATGACTTACCACATCCGCGATGCGGTGCACGCCGACCTGCCGGCGATCCGCGACATCTACAACGATGCCGTGCTCAACACCACGGCGATCTGGAACGAACAAGCCGTCGACCTGGGCAACCGTCAGACCTGGTTCAGCGCCCGGCAAGTCCAGAATTACCCGATCCTGGTGGTCGTCGACGCTGAAAACAACGTGCTCGGCTACGCTTCCTTTGGTGACTGGCGGCCATTCGACGGCTTCCGCCACACCGTCGAGCACTCGGTTTATGTACGCAGCGACCAGCGCGGTAACGGCCTCGGTCCGCAATTGATGAGCGTACTGATCGAGCGCGCCAAGGGCTGCGACAAACACGTGATGGTCGCGGCCATCGAAAGCGGTAACGCGGCGTCCATTCGCCTGCACGAACGCGCCGGTTTCATCACCACCGGGCAGATGCCGCAAGTTGGCACCAAGTTCGGTCGCTGGCTGGACCTGACCTTCATGCAACTGACCCTCAACCCTGGCGCGGAGCCGCCTGTCGCCAGCAAGGAGTAA
- the ureC gene encoding urease subunit alpha has product MKISKQAYADMFGPTVGDKVRLADTELWIEVEIDFTTYGEEVKFGGGKVIRDGQGQSQLLAADVVDTVITNALIIDHWGIVKADVGLKDGRVAGIGKAGNPDVQPNVTIAIGAGTEVIAGEGMILTAGGIDTHIHFICPQQIEEALMSGVTTMIGGGTGPATGTNATTCTSGPWHLARMLQAADAFPMNIGLTGKGNASLPEPLIEQVKAGAIGLKLHEDWGTTPASIDNCLSVADQYDVQVAIHTDTLNESGFVETTLAAFKGRTIHTYHTEGAGGGHAPDIIKACGFANVLPSSTNPTRPFTRNTIDEHLDMLMVCHHLDPSIAEDVAFAESRIRRETIAAEDILHDLGAFSMISSDSQAMGRVGEVITRTWQTADKMKKQRGPLPGDGEGNDNFRAKRYIAKYTINPAITHGISHEVGSVEVGKWADLVLWRPAFFGVKPTLILKGGAIAASLMGDANASIPTPQPVHYRPMFASYGGSLHATSLTFISQAASDAGLPEALGLKKKIAVVKGCREVQKTDLIHNDYLPNIDVDPQTYQVKADGVLLWCEPADVLPMAQRYFLF; this is encoded by the coding sequence ATGAAAATTTCTAAACAGGCCTACGCCGACATGTTCGGCCCCACCGTTGGCGACAAGGTCCGCCTGGCCGATACCGAACTGTGGATCGAGGTCGAAATAGACTTCACCACCTACGGCGAAGAAGTGAAGTTCGGTGGCGGCAAAGTCATCCGTGACGGTCAGGGCCAGAGCCAACTGCTGGCCGCGGACGTCGTCGACACCGTGATCACCAACGCACTAATCATCGACCACTGGGGCATCGTCAAAGCCGACGTCGGCCTCAAGGACGGCCGCGTCGCGGGCATCGGCAAGGCCGGCAACCCGGACGTGCAACCCAACGTCACCATCGCCATCGGCGCCGGCACCGAAGTCATCGCCGGTGAAGGCATGATCCTCACCGCTGGCGGCATCGACACGCACATCCACTTCATCTGCCCGCAGCAAATCGAAGAAGCCCTGATGAGCGGCGTCACCACCATGATCGGCGGCGGCACCGGCCCGGCAACGGGCACCAACGCGACAACCTGCACCTCCGGGCCGTGGCACCTGGCGCGCATGCTTCAGGCCGCCGACGCGTTCCCGATGAACATCGGCCTCACCGGCAAGGGCAACGCCAGCCTGCCGGAGCCCTTGATCGAGCAGGTCAAGGCCGGCGCCATCGGCCTCAAGCTGCACGAAGACTGGGGCACGACCCCGGCGAGCATCGACAACTGCCTGAGCGTTGCCGACCAATACGACGTCCAGGTGGCGATCCACACCGACACGCTCAACGAATCCGGCTTCGTCGAGACCACCCTCGCCGCGTTCAAGGGCCGCACCATCCACACCTATCACACCGAAGGCGCGGGTGGCGGACATGCCCCGGACATCATCAAGGCCTGCGGCTTTGCCAACGTGCTGCCGAGTTCGACCAACCCGACCCGGCCGTTCACCCGCAACACCATCGACGAACACCTCGACATGCTGATGGTCTGCCACCACCTGGACCCGAGCATTGCCGAAGACGTGGCCTTCGCCGAAAGCCGCATCCGTCGCGAAACGATTGCCGCCGAAGACATCCTCCACGACCTCGGTGCGTTCTCGATGATCAGCTCCGACAGCCAGGCCATGGGCCGCGTTGGCGAAGTCATCACGCGCACCTGGCAGACCGCCGACAAGATGAAAAAGCAACGTGGCCCGTTGCCCGGTGATGGCGAGGGCAACGACAACTTCCGCGCCAAACGCTACATCGCCAAGTACACCATCAACCCGGCGATCACCCATGGCATCAGCCATGAAGTGGGCTCGGTCGAAGTGGGTAAATGGGCCGACCTGGTGCTGTGGCGCCCGGCGTTTTTCGGGGTCAAGCCGACGCTGATCCTCAAGGGCGGCGCCATCGCGGCCAGCCTGATGGGCGATGCCAATGCCTCGATCCCGACACCGCAACCGGTGCACTACCGTCCAATGTTCGCCAGTTATGGCGGCTCGCTGCACGCCACCAGCCTGACCTTCATCAGCCAGGCTGCTTCGGACGCCGGGTTGCCCGAAGCCTTGGGCCTGAAGAAGAAAATAGCCGTGGTCAAAGGCTGTCGCGAGGTGCAGAAAACCGACCTGATCCACAACGACTATCTGCCGAACATTGATGTCGATCCGCAGACGTATCAGGTCAAGGCCGACGGCGTTTTGCTGTGGTGCGAACCCGCCGATGTGCTGCCGATGGCCCAGCGGTATTTCCTGTTCTGA
- a CDS encoding urease accessory protein UreD has product MNSPLPTALFTPSWHAELELGYARFGDSTRPVQRRHKGPLRVQKHLYAEGPEVCQHIIVHPPGGIAGGDRLDISASVGTDAWAQITSPGAAKWYRAAGPAYQTLDLKVGAGATLEWLPQETIIFSDAQAELSTSIDLQGDARLFYWDVVALGRPASGERFDLGHFQAQLDIRRDGQLLWHERQRIVGNDGLLDSPIGLDGQPVFATLLVTGEIDSELLETCRSLPNAVRGDLTQLPGLLVARCLASEALLARGWLIELWRLLRPALLGREAVPPRIWST; this is encoded by the coding sequence ATGAATTCACCTCTTCCCACTGCCCTGTTTACCCCGAGCTGGCACGCCGAACTGGAGTTGGGTTACGCCCGATTCGGTGACAGCACGCGCCCGGTCCAGCGCCGCCACAAAGGCCCGCTGCGGGTGCAAAAGCACCTGTATGCCGAAGGTCCCGAGGTGTGCCAGCACATTATCGTTCATCCGCCGGGCGGGATTGCCGGCGGTGATCGGCTGGACATTTCGGCCAGTGTCGGCACCGATGCCTGGGCGCAAATCACCAGCCCCGGCGCGGCCAAGTGGTATCGCGCGGCGGGGCCCGCCTATCAGACGCTCGACTTGAAGGTAGGCGCTGGCGCGACACTGGAATGGTTGCCGCAAGAGACGATTATCTTCAGCGATGCACAGGCCGAACTCAGCACCTCGATTGACCTGCAAGGCGACGCCCGGTTGTTCTACTGGGACGTGGTGGCGCTGGGCCGTCCGGCCAGCGGCGAGCGTTTTGACCTTGGGCATTTCCAGGCACAGCTGGACATCCGTCGCGACGGTCAGTTGCTCTGGCACGAACGCCAGCGCATTGTCGGCAATGACGGCTTGCTGGATTCACCGATCGGGCTGGACGGGCAACCGGTGTTTGCGACGTTGCTGGTGACGGGGGAGATCGACAGTGAGCTGCTGGAAACCTGTCGCTCGCTGCCCAATGCCGTGCGCGGGGATTTGACCCAGTTGCCAGGGCTGTTGGTGGCTCGGTGCCTGGCCAGTGAAGCGCTGTTGGCGCGCGGTTGGTTGATCGAATTATGGCGACTGCTCCGGCCTGCCTTGCTTGGCCGGGAAGCGGTCCCACCGAGAATATGGAGCACCTGA
- a CDS encoding DUF6124 family protein, giving the protein MNKKLVPDPPIDTTISDPETSRDEDLLRDRDAIKRALDYYLDPPAHYTEKPRRPSTMFMIAPNNDTESLLVNACESLASASVMASDFATDLIGPQRHKAMAIQQIIMLAELAVNRAVDNVVPT; this is encoded by the coding sequence ATGAATAAGAAGCTCGTACCAGATCCACCCATCGACACCACCATCTCCGATCCCGAAACATCTCGCGACGAAGATCTGCTCAGGGACCGCGACGCCATCAAACGCGCCCTCGACTACTACCTCGATCCCCCGGCGCACTACACCGAAAAACCCCGCCGCCCCAGCACCATGTTCATGATCGCCCCGAACAACGACACCGAAAGCCTGTTGGTCAACGCCTGTGAATCCCTGGCATCCGCCAGCGTCATGGCCAGCGATTTCGCCACCGACCTGATCGGCCCGCAACGCCACAAGGCGATGGCGATCCAGCAGATCATCATGCTCGCGGAACTGGCCGTGAACCGCGCGGTGGATAACGTCGTCCCCACTTAG